The Helianthus annuus cultivar XRQ/B chromosome 16, HanXRQr2.0-SUNRISE, whole genome shotgun sequence genome includes a window with the following:
- the LOC110918284 gene encoding universal stress protein PHOS32, whose amino-acid sequence MAKARMIGIGMDYSATSKTALKWAIDNLFQTGDTLVLLLVLSPKSDPVNKKLFADTGSPLIPLVELKETGVCRKYGITPDSELFDMLDTVSGDKQVKVVAKVYWGDAREKLCEAVNYLKLDALVVGSRGLGAIKRVLLGSVSSYVVQNATCPVTVVPISSSDASKQR is encoded by the exons ATGGCCAAGGCTCGTATGATCGGGATCGGGATGGACTACTCGGCTACAAGCAAAACCGCGTTAAAATGGGCGATTGATAACCTTTTCCAAACCGGGGACACCCTCGTCCTCCTCCTCGTCTTGTCTCCCAAGTCCGATCCTGTCAATAAAAAACTCTTCGCGGACACTGGATCAC CTTTGATCCCTTTGGTGGAGTTGAAAGAGACCGGAGTGTGCCGGAAATACGGGATCACACCTGATTCCGAGCTTTTCGACATGCTTGACACAGTTTCCGGGGATAAACAG GTTAAGGTGGTGGCTAAGGTTTATTGGGGAGATGCTAGAGAGAAGCTGTGTGAAGCTGTGAATTATCTGAAGCTTGATGCTCTTGTTGTTGGAAGCAGAGGTTTGGGTGCTATAAAAAG GGTGTTGCTTGGGAGTGTAAGCAGCTACGTGGTGCAGAACGCAACCTGTCCAGTCACTGTTGTGCCAATTTCGTCATCGGATGCATCGAAACAACGTTAA
- the LOC110915602 gene encoding isocitrate dehydrogenase [NADP] yields MAFEKIKVANPIVEMDGDEMTRVFWESIKNKLIFPFLDLDIKYYDLGLLNRDATDDKVTVESAEATLKYNVAIKCATITPDEARMKEFTLKSMWKSPNGTIRNILNGTVFREPILCKNIPRLIPGWTKAICIGRHAFGDQYKATDAVIKGPGKLKMVFVPEGEGENTELEVYNFTGAGGVALSMYNTDESITAFAEASMNTAYLKKWPLYLSTKNTILKKYDGRFKDIFQEVYERNWKSKFEAAGIWYEHRLIDDMVAYALKSDGGYVWACKNYDGDVQSDMLAQGFGSLGLMTSVLVCPDGKTIESEAAHGTVTRHYRVHQKGGETSTNSIASIFAWTRGLAHRAKLDDNAKLLDFTEKLEAACIGCVESGKMTKDLALIIHGSKLSREHYLNTEEFIDAVADELKARLSSK; encoded by the exons ATGGCTTTCGAGAAGATCAAGGTCGCTAATCCCATCGTTGAGATGGACG GAGATGAAATGACTCGTGTCTTTTGGGAATCAATCAAGAATAAG CTCATCTTTCCTTTCTTAGATCTGGACATAAAGTATTATGACCTTGGCCTTCTTAACCGTGACGCCACTGATGATAAAGTTACCGTAGAAAGTGCTGAAGCGACTCTAAA GTACAATGTTGCAATTAAGTGCGCCACCATTACTCCAG ATGAGGCTCGTATGAAGGAGTTTACTTTGAAGAGCATGTGGAAGAGTCCAAATGGGACCATCAGGAATATTTTGAACG GCACAGTTTTTAGGGAGCCAATTCTCTGCAAAAACATCCCCAGGCTGATACCAG GATGGACAAAGGCGATATGCATTGGTAGGCATGCTTTTGGTGACCAGTACAAAGCTACCGATGCAGTGATCAAAGGACCTGGAAAACTGAAGATGGTATTTG TTCCCGAAGGAGAAGGTGAAAACACCGAGTTGGAGGTTTACAACTTCACTGGTGCTGGTGGGGTAGCTTTGTCAATGTACAACACCGATGAG TCCATTACCGCTTTTGCTGAGGCCTCAATGAACACAGCCTACTTGAAAAAATGGCCGCTTTATCTAAGCACAAAGAATACCATTCTTAAGAAGTATGATGGAAG gTTCAAGGATATCTTCCAAGAAGTTTATGAACGTAACTGGAAATCAAAGTTTGAGGCTGCTGGCATATG GTATGAACACCGTCTCATTGATGACATGGTTGCTTATGCTCTTAAGAGTGATGGAGGTTACGTATGGGCATGCAAAAACTATGACGGGGACGTCCAAAGTGATATGTTAGCTCAAG GGTTTGGATCTCTTGGATTAATGACATCAGTCCTG GTGTGTCCTGATGGGAAGACCATAGAATCTGAAGCAGCCCATGGGACGGTGACACGTCATTACAGGGTGCATCAAAAGGGTGGGGAAACCAGCACAAACAGCATAGCCTCTATTTTTGCTTGGACCCGAGGCCTTGCCCACAG GGCAAAGTTGGACGACAATGCGAAGCTTCTGGATTTCACTGAAAAATTAGAAGCAGCGTGTATCGGCTGTGTTGAATCTGGCAAAATGACTAAGGATCTTGCACTTATCATCCATGGATCTAA GCTGAGTAGGGAGCATTATTTGAACACTGAAGAGTTCATTGATGCCGTCGCTGATGAGCTCAAAGCTAGACTCTCGAGCAAATAA